Proteins co-encoded in one Malus domestica chromosome 09, GDT2T_hap1 genomic window:
- the LOC139188039 gene encoding xyloglucan endotransglucosylase protein 7-like, protein MFYSSKVLMILFLSLFINSLMAMAAQAGNFYQDFDVTFGDGRAKILDGGKLLTLNLDQVSGSGFKSKNEYLFGRIDMQIKLVPGNSAGTVTTYYLSSEGLTHDEIDFEFLGNSTGEPYTLHTNVFSQGKGGREQQFHLWFDPTKTFHTYSIVWNRQNIIFLVDSIPIRVFNNLESAGVPFPKTQPMRVYSSLWNADEWATRGGLVKTNWTLAPFTATYRNFKADACIAGSSSSCASTIPTNPLTEKSAWETQGIDAAGRKRLRWVQQKFMIYNYCSDFKRFPEGLPAECKQSRL, encoded by the exons ATGTTTTATTCGTCTAAGGTTTTGATgatactttttctttctttgttcatAAATTCTTTGATGGCCATGGCTGCCCAAGCTGGAAATTTCTATCAAGACTTTGACGTTACATTTGGCGATGGACGCGCTAAGATACTCGACGGAGGAAAGCTTCTCACACTCAACCTTGATCAGGTTTCTGGGTCTGGTTTCAAATCTAAGAATGAGTACTTATTTGGAAGAATTGATATGCAAATCAAGTTGGTGCCTGGGAACTCAGCTGGAACTGTCACTACCTACTAT ttATCTTCTGAAGGTTTGACTCATGACGAGATTGACTTTGAGTTTTTGGGTAATTCAACTGGTGAACCCTACACTCTCCATACAAATGTGTTCAGCCAAGGAAAAGGGGGCAGAGAACAACAGTTCCATCTTTGGTTTGATCCCACAAAGACCTTCCACACCTACTCAATTGTTTGGAACAGACAAAACATTAT ATTCTTGGTGGACAGCATTCCAATCAGAGTGTTCAACAATTTGGAATCAGCTGGAGTCCCATTCCCTAAAACCCAGCCCATGAGGGTTTACTCAAGTCTTTGGAATGCCGATGAATGGGCAACAAGAGGTGGCCTTGTCAAGACTAATTGGACTCTAGCTCCTTTCACTGCCACTTACAGAAATTTTAAGGCCGATGCTTGTATTGCTGGATCATCATCCTCATGTGCCTCAACCATACCTACTAATCCATTGACAGAGAAGAGTGCATGGGAAACTCAAGGGATTGATGCCGCAGGTCGAAAAAGACTTCGTTGGGTGCAACAAAAGTTCATGATCTACAACTACTGCTCTGATTTTAAACGCTTCCCTGAAGGCCTTCCAGCTGAATGCAAGCAATCCAGGTTATAA
- the LOC114823329 gene encoding uncharacterized mitochondrial protein AtMg00810-like, with the protein MSDTSLFVKADGSDVILLLLYVDDIILTGSNPVKIQAVINNLADVFDLKDMGQLTYFLGLQIHYNADGSLFVNQSKYTKELVKKDGMEHCKPTSTPSKPYSQLLTMEGIPLSDPTHYRSLVGALQYLTFTRPDIAHSVNVVCQYMTNPTELHMHLVKRIIRYLQGTATCGIRYTHSSDFQINAYSDSDWAADINTRRSITGYVVYLGSNPVSWQSKKQATVSRSSTEAEYKALAHCAADVFWIRSLLKDVHQVLTLPPTLHCDNLSALALCSNPVFHSKIKHLDTDYHFVREKVQKGDLAVQYISTNEQVADVFTKGLHSPVFIHHCANLHVGVPEDNPQCSQTLQVPTVADQDPIHINSSSLS; encoded by the coding sequence ATGTCTGATACAAGTTTGTTTGTGAAAGCTGATGGGAGTGATGTTATTTTGCTTctgttatatgttgatgacatcaTTCTGACCGGATCCAATCCTGTGAAGATTCAAGCTGTGATTAACAATCTTGCAGATGTGTTTGATTTAAAAGATATGGGTCAGTTGACATATTTTCTGGGTCTTCAAATTCACTATAATGCAGATGGTTCTTTGTTTGTGAATCAGTCAAAGTATACGAAGGAATTAGTGAAAAAGGATGGAATGGAGCATTGTAAGCCAACCTCAACACCTTCAAAACCATATTCTCAATTACTTACAATGGAAGGAATCCCATTGTCTGATCCTACACACTATAGAAGCCTGGTTGGAGCCCTGCAATATCTTACTTTTACTAGGCCTGATATAGCACACTCTGTCAATGTCGTATGCCAATATATGACCAATCCTACTGAGTTACATATGCATCTGGTCAAACGAATCATACGGTATCTGCAGGGTACAGCAACCTGTGGTATCCGATACACTCACTCTTCTGATTTTCAGATAAATGCATACTCTGATTCTGACTGGGCAGCAGATATTAATACAAGACGGTCCATTACAGGCTATGTGGTTTACTTAGGTTCTAATCCGGTTTCATGGCAGTCAAAGAAACAGGCAACGGTCTCTCGAAGTTCCACAGAGGCAGAGTACAAAGCCTTGGCCCATTGTGCTGCTGATGTATTCTGGATTCGTTCTCTTCTTAAGGATGTCCATCAAGTTCTTACACTACCTCCTACTCTACATTGTGATAATCTTTCTGCTCTAGCTTTATGTTCTAATCCAGTGTTTCATTCGAAGATTAAACATCTTGATACGGACTATCACTTTGTCCGAGAGAAAGTTCAAAAAGGAGATCTTGCTGTTCAGTACATATCCACAAATGAGCAGGTCGCCGATGTGTTCACTAAAGGTTTGCATAGTCCAGTGTTCATTCACCACTGTGCCAATCTTCATGTTGGAGTGCCTGAGGATAATCCACAATGTTCTCAAACATTGCAAGTGCCGACAGTAGCAGATCAAGATCCTATCCATATCAACTCCTCCTCATTGTCATGA